A part of Capsicum annuum cultivar UCD-10X-F1 chromosome 6, UCD10Xv1.1, whole genome shotgun sequence genomic DNA contains:
- the LOC107872884 gene encoding abscisic acid receptor PYR1, translated as MEQSESSSTHLHQQPEQQQQQQQQQPTGSSDPTHHLTLPPGFTPEESNNLSSSITNFHSYRVNYTQCSSLLAQRIHAPPHVVWSAVRRFEKPQIYKHFIKSCSVSENFSMHVGATRDVYVISGLPANTSTERLDLLDDEKYVTGFSIIGGEHRLRNYRSVTSVHGFENDGIIWTVVLESYVVDVPDGNTEEDTRLFADTVVKLNLQKLASVAETIARGGY; from the exons ATGGAGCAGTCTGAGAGCTCATCAACCCACCTTCATCAACAaccagaacaacaacaacaacaacaacaacaacaaccaaccgGGTCATCCGACCCGACCCATCACTTAACCCTTCCACCCGGTTTCACACCCGAAGAATCCAATAACCTAAGCTCAAGCATAACCAATTTCCACTCTTACCGAGTCAACTACACCCAATGCTCTTCCCTACTCGCACAACGCATCCACGCGCCACCACATGTCGTCTGGTCCGCCGTCCGCCGTTTCGAAAAGCCACAAATATACAAACACTTCATCAAAAGCTGCTCCGTCTCCGAAAACTTCTCCATGCACGTGGGCGCCACGCGCGATGTGTACGTCATCTCCGGATTACCTGCGAATACGAGCACCGAAAGACTCGATCTATTAGATGATGAAAAGTATGTTACTGGTTTTAGCATAATTGGTGGTGAGCATAGATTGAGGAATTATAGGTCAGTTACCAGTGTACATGGTTTCGAAAATGATGGGATAATCTGGACCGTTGTTTTGGAATCGTACGTCGTCGATGTACCTGATGGAAATACTGAAGAAGATACGCGTCTTTTTGCTGATACTGTTGTGAAATTaaatcttcagaaattagcttCCGTTGCTGAAACTATTGCTCGTGGAG gtTACTAA